A single Loxodonta africana isolate mLoxAfr1 chromosome 12, mLoxAfr1.hap2, whole genome shotgun sequence DNA region contains:
- the AZGP1 gene encoding zinc-alpha-2-glycoprotein, whose product MGTLVPVLLSLLLLLGPADPRETQTRKWGKQGMGTREEWEERIKVEPFIQDSLQWYESNSREERAREESLPSWLSAVPQRIPLGRKIPYLKVFFSFVGPYSLIFLYTGLSKPSEGFPRFQATAYLNDQAFFHYNSEGRKAEPLKPWSQLEGIEDWEKESQLQKAREEIFMVTLKDIMDYYKDGEGSHTFQGMFGCELWNNKSSGAFWKYAYDGQDFIEFNKEIPAWVPLDPAAQNTKQKWEAEKVYVKRAKAYLEEECPGMLQRYLEHSKALLDQQDPPSVSVTSHMAPGRSRTLKCLAYDFYPQGIGLYWTRAGEAQGSESGGDVLPSGNGTYQSWVVVGVPPQDRATYACHVEHSSLAQPLTVLWSDIPETKDKGDLGSQPQ is encoded by the exons ATGGGAACACTGGTGCCTGTCCTGCTGTCTCTGCTGCTCCTTCTGGGTCCTGCAGATCCCCGGGAGACCCAAACCCGTAAGTGGGGAAAGCAAGGGATGGGTACTAGAGAAGAATGGGAGGAAAG AATAAAAGTAGAGCCTTTTATTCAAGACAGCCTTCAATGGTATGAGTCTAACAGCAGGGAAGAGAGAGCTAGGGAGGAAAGTCTTCCTTCCTGGCTCTCTGCTGTCCCACAGAGGATTCCCCTGGGTAGAAAAATTCCATACCTCaaagttttcttctcttttgtagGGCCTTACTCTCTGATCTTTCTCTACACTGGGTTGTCCAAGCCCAGTGAAGGCTTCCCCAGGTTTCAGGCCACTGCCTACCTCAATGACCAGGCCTTCTTCCACTACAATAGTGAAGGCAGAAAGGCTGAGCCCCTGAAACCCTGGAGCCAGTTGGAAGGAATAGAGGACTGGGAGAAGGAAAGCCAACTTCAGAAGGCCAGGGAGGAAATCTTCATGGTGACCCTGAAAGACATCATGGACTATTACAAGGACGGAGAAG GGTCTCACACCTTTCAGGGAATGTTTGGCTGTGAGCTCTGGAATAACAAAAGCAGTGGAGCATTCTGGAAGTATGCCTATGATGGACAAGACTTCATCGAGTTCAACAAAGAAATTCCAGCCTGGGTCCCCTTGGACCCAGCAGCTCAGAACACCAAGCAGAAGTGGGAGGCAGAAAAAGTCTATGTGAAGCGGGCCAAGGCCTACCTGGAGGAGGAGTGTCCTGGAATGCTGCAGAGGTACCTGGAACACAGCAAGGCTCTCTTGGACCAACAAG ATCCTCCCTCTGTGTCAGTCACCAGCCACATGGCTCCGGGAAGAAGTAGAACACTCAAGTGCCTGGCCTATGACTTCTACCCACAAGGAATTGGTCTGTACTGGACTCGGGCCGGTGAAGCGCAGGGATCTGAGTCAGGGGGAGATGTTCTTCCCAGTGGAAATGGCACATACCAGTCCTGGGTGGTGGTGGGTGTCCCTCCTCAAGACAGAGCAACCTACGCCTGCCACGTGGAGCACAGCAGCCTGGCTCAGCCCCTCACTGTGCTGTGGAGTGACATACCGGAAACCAAGGATAAAGGTGACTTGGGGAGTCAACCCCAATAG